The genomic segment TTAATACGAAGTACTGTATGCCATTGTTGTGGATAATGCTGGTCTACATTGCTCTCTAAATGTCTGTGATATGTATAACAAAAAATAGTTTGACTGTTGTATACAGGTAatattttatcaataaaaatctgaatatgatttattttccccccccGTTGTAACTCATTTAAATGTTCCTTTAGATTTgaacaaacttgaaaaaaaaaggatttacatAACCACCAGAGCATGTTGCTaataaataaaggcaaaaaaaaagactcgaTGCCATTTGGCCATGAACCACATGAGAATGTTCAAAGTGTAAAAGTGTCAATCTCTCCATCGGTGTCCACACTGGATGTGGCAGCATTTGTAGAAAGTCGTCATGGGTTCATCTGCCGATCGGGTCTGAATCTGCATGAAATATGCCCGAGGGTGTCCGCACTTGGGACAGGTTtctgaaaacaagacaaatgtgAAGTGTCACTCTCGAATCACAAGGACGGCTGGTTACAGAGCAGTCATTTGGTTCAtagtttaaaaacacattatgaaGGAGAAATCATGCCTCGAACAAGATTCCACATTAAAATCTGTGTGCGCAGCCTTTAGAAATAGCTCATTAAGTTTCATTTCTGCTGTCACTAAACTAAAGGGTCCAACTGTTCTGTACAGATTTTACAAAGCCTAAGATCGTTGCAGTATTACAAAAATTCTACATACACCATTAATTTGATTTGTtagatgataaaaacaaaataatcatctGTTGATCTGTGGAGTTGATGAAATGaagtcaataaaaacaaaacgctgCACACCGTCAGAAATAATTGATTagaatttcatattttatgtctTTTGATCAATTTGACAGTCAAACTTGAAGTTGGCAGATAATATTGGCCAATACGAGCCTTCCACAGACATTGATATCTTGCATTTGTGTTGACCAATGTGCACagatatgaattttttttattttacagagtaaacaatgcagcaatcatgtacatttatatttatgtttattttctcactcaagttctacatatttggtaggatttgtgttttctctttatttatagttataatAAAGTGTATGGTGAAACTGTAAAATAGCAAGTCTCAATTACATTACTTTGTcacaagggtttgataacatcttaggaatcattgccttCTTGGGGGGAATATACGCTATATATAGAGATGGTATGTTGTATGGCAATTTcagcatcagcccccaaaaatccacaaTCGGTCAGCTAAGTATCTAAATTTTTGATTTAGGAGTTTTCATCCACTCCCAGACTGACATGCAAGAAAATTGCCTCCATTTTCTTTAGTTCTTTTCACTTTAGAAATGATAAATcatcacacacgtgcacacccCGTTTTTCCACATGGAGTTGATCTTAGTAGAATCAGTTGTCCTGTTACTCTACTGTGATGTAGAGGCAGGAGCACTGGGGGGTTCGTGTTGACAGACAACAGTTGACCGGATGTTAGTGTCACTCACCAGGAGTCGAGTCCACGTTCTCCCAGGCCGCAGCTCCACCGAGGACATCGTCCACCTCCTTCAACTTGGGATACTTCCTGTAGTTCACCTGCACGCAAAGACAGCACAAACAGAATAATTAATAATCCTTCAATTCCACCTGTATAAGACACAAGGAGCCACTTGTCCAACACGAGACTCACCTTCCTCGTGATGTTGTGCACGTAGGGACAAGT from the Scophthalmus maximus strain ysfricsl-2021 chromosome 17, ASM2237912v1, whole genome shotgun sequence genome contains:
- the polr3k gene encoding DNA-directed RNA polymerase III subunit RPC10, which produces MLLFCPTCGNVLIVEEGQKCMRFACNTCPYVHNITRKVNYRKYPKLKEVDDVLGGAAAWENVDSTPETCPKCGHPRAYFMQIQTRSADEPMTTFYKCCHIQCGHRWRD